One Gemmatimonadaceae bacterium DNA segment encodes these proteins:
- the hprK gene encoding HPr(Ser) kinase/phosphatase, producing the protein MTQTHTVGKLLERLHGTLQLEQLAGDYGHDREIGNSDISSPGLALAGFVGRFMSERSQVIGETEMTYLASLTDEERRRNLGLFFSFPLPCVFITKGMDPAPPLLDLAVGAGVPVFRTSLKTNEFYRHVKPVLELMFAPSTTLHGSLADVFGVGLLFTGASGIGKSECVLDLVERGHRLVADDVVIVSRRGNDVLIGRGHELQRHFMEIRGVGLIDIPAVFGIRAVRQQKRIEVVVQLKEWSENIAADRTGLDGEVTTILGVELPLITVFLNPGKNITVISEVIAMNHLLRYSGIDPAEAFNQRLLGHMRQAADVRRYLVEDDE; encoded by the coding sequence GTGACCCAGACACACACCGTCGGCAAGTTGCTGGAACGTCTCCACGGCACCCTGCAGCTCGAACAGCTGGCCGGGGACTATGGGCACGACCGCGAAATCGGCAACTCGGACATCTCCAGCCCCGGGCTCGCGCTCGCCGGATTCGTCGGGCGCTTCATGTCCGAGCGTTCCCAGGTGATCGGGGAGACCGAGATGACGTACCTCGCGTCGCTCACCGATGAGGAGCGGCGCAGGAACCTGGGCCTGTTCTTCTCGTTCCCGCTTCCATGCGTGTTCATCACGAAGGGCATGGATCCGGCGCCTCCGCTGCTCGACCTGGCCGTTGGCGCCGGCGTGCCCGTGTTCCGCACGTCACTCAAGACGAATGAGTTCTACCGGCACGTCAAGCCCGTGCTCGAACTCATGTTCGCGCCTTCCACCACCCTGCACGGTTCACTCGCCGACGTCTTCGGCGTCGGGCTGCTGTTCACCGGCGCGAGCGGGATCGGCAAGTCCGAGTGTGTGCTCGACCTGGTGGAGCGTGGGCATCGACTCGTGGCGGACGACGTGGTGATTGTCTCGCGGCGCGGCAACGACGTGCTCATCGGGCGCGGCCACGAGCTGCAGCGCCACTTCATGGAGATCCGCGGCGTCGGCTTGATCGACATCCCGGCTGTCTTCGGCATTCGCGCCGTGCGCCAGCAGAAGCGCATCGAGGTCGTGGTGCAGCTCAAGGAATGGTCGGAGAACATCGCCGCCGATCGCACCGGACTCGACGGCGAGGTCACCACGATCCTTGGCGTCGAACTGCCGCTGATCACCGTCTTCCTGAATCCCGGCAAGAACATCACGGTGATCAGCGAGGTCATCGCGATGAATCACCTGCTGCGCTACAGTGGCATCGATCCCGCCGAGGCGTTCAACCAGCGGCTGCTCGGCCACATGCGACAGGCAGCCGACGTCCGTCGGTACCTTGTGGAGGATGATGAGTAG
- a CDS encoding glycosyltransferase family 4 protein — MRLLVVNWQDRENPQAGGAEIHLHEIFGRLAARGHEVTLLCSGWKGCPPTATLDGMRVHRVGTRYTFPFLAARAFHALERSHAWDLVVEDINKVPLFTPRWSDTPVVGVVPHLFGGTAFQEVPAPVAAMVWAMERPIPAVYRGVPFQVISRSTADDLAARGIRRDLITVIYCGIDSAAYTPAPAARAAQPVFAYLGRLKRYKGVDLILRAFARLDHPEARLEIAGAGDHRGALEALARSLDLGDRVRFLGRISEPEKVSLLRRSWALAFTSPKEGWGITNLEAAASGTPVVASDSPGIRESVRDGETGFLVPHGDVDALAAAMRRIAGDADLVARMGRAGREFAATFTWERSADETEAHLRAILAEGAFHGNRLAGA; from the coding sequence GTGCGGCTGCTGGTCGTGAACTGGCAGGACCGCGAGAACCCGCAGGCCGGCGGCGCCGAGATCCACCTGCACGAGATCTTTGGTCGTCTCGCCGCGCGCGGGCACGAGGTCACGCTCCTGTGCAGCGGCTGGAAGGGATGCCCGCCAACGGCGACGCTCGACGGCATGCGCGTCCATCGCGTGGGCACGCGCTACACGTTTCCGTTTCTCGCGGCGCGTGCCTTTCATGCACTCGAACGGTCGCACGCGTGGGATCTCGTGGTCGAAGACATCAACAAGGTGCCGCTGTTCACGCCACGCTGGTCCGACACGCCCGTCGTCGGTGTCGTGCCGCACCTCTTCGGAGGTACCGCGTTCCAGGAGGTGCCGGCGCCCGTTGCCGCCATGGTGTGGGCCATGGAGCGACCAATCCCCGCGGTGTATCGTGGCGTGCCCTTCCAGGTGATCAGTCGCAGCACCGCCGACGATCTCGCCGCGCGCGGCATTCGGCGCGATCTGATCACGGTGATCTATTGCGGGATCGACAGTGCGGCGTATACGCCTGCGCCCGCGGCGCGTGCCGCGCAGCCGGTCTTTGCGTATCTGGGGCGCCTCAAGCGCTACAAGGGCGTGGACCTTATCCTTCGGGCCTTTGCCCGGCTCGACCACCCCGAGGCTCGGCTGGAGATCGCCGGGGCGGGCGATCATCGCGGGGCGCTCGAGGCCCTGGCGCGTTCGCTTGACCTTGGCGATCGGGTGCGGTTTCTTGGGCGAATCAGCGAGCCGGAGAAAGTTTCGTTGCTGCGTCGCTCGTGGGCGTTGGCCTTTACCTCGCCCAAGGAAGGGTGGGGGATCACCAATCTCGAAGCTGCCGCCAGCGGAACGCCGGTCGTTGCCTCCGACTCGCCCGGAATCCGTGAATCCGTGCGGGATGGGGAGACGGGGTTTCTCGTGCCGCACGGCGACGTCGATGCCCTCGCCGCCGCGATGCGCCGGATCGCCGGCGACGCGGATCTGGTCGCGCGGATGGGTCGCGCGGGTCGCGAGTTTGCGGCAACCTTCACGTGGGAACGCAGCGCGGACGAGACCGAAGCCCATCTGCGCGCCATCCTTGCCGAGGGGGCATTCCATGGAAATCGTCTGGCAGGCGCATAA
- the nusB gene encoding transcription antitermination factor NusB — protein MRQTKGSREQRNWRRARRRARARVVQALYAWDAVRDRAAFDDVATRLWDDLALGIDERDVVAPLQRLVTQHLSDADRLIAEHAHNWRPERIGAIERAVLRLGAAELLAPADAAREATPPRVIIQEMVVLAERFGSDASARFVNGVLDALGRHLGRL, from the coding sequence ATGCGACAGACGAAGGGTAGTCGCGAGCAGCGCAACTGGCGACGCGCGCGCCGTCGCGCCCGGGCCCGGGTGGTGCAGGCGCTCTACGCCTGGGATGCCGTGCGCGACCGGGCGGCATTCGACGACGTCGCCACGCGGCTGTGGGACGATCTCGCGTTAGGCATCGACGAACGCGACGTCGTCGCCCCGCTACAGCGCCTGGTGACGCAGCACCTGAGCGACGCCGACCGGCTCATCGCCGAGCACGCCCACAACTGGCGCCCGGAACGCATCGGGGCCATCGAGCGTGCCGTGCTGCGCCTCGGGGCTGCGGAACTGCTCGCGCCCGCCGACGCTGCGCGCGAAGCCACGCCACCGCGCGTGATCATCCAGGAGATGGTCGTGCTGGCCGAGCGTTTCGGCTCGGACGCGAGCGCGCGGTTCGTGAATGGCGTGCTCGACGCGCTCGGACGGCACCTCGGGAGACTCTAG
- a CDS encoding 6,7-dimethyl-8-ribityllumazine synthase has protein sequence MAEFSGTPDGSGRRIGIVVSRFNETITRRLMEGAVDACTRHGVAFGDVDVVWVPGAWELPAAARRLLGADRYDAVVALGAVIRGDTPHFDYVAGEAARGLGQASAEYDLPVGFGVLTCDTMEQAEARAGGSHGNKGWDAALAALEMADLFARLDATDEG, from the coding sequence ATGGCCGAATTCTCCGGGACGCCCGACGGCAGTGGCCGACGCATCGGGATCGTGGTCTCACGGTTCAACGAGACGATCACCCGCCGCCTGATGGAGGGGGCCGTGGACGCCTGCACGCGTCACGGTGTGGCGTTTGGCGACGTGGACGTCGTGTGGGTTCCGGGCGCGTGGGAGTTGCCCGCCGCCGCGCGGCGTCTGCTCGGCGCGGATCGGTACGACGCGGTGGTGGCACTCGGTGCCGTCATTCGGGGCGACACGCCGCACTTCGACTATGTCGCCGGTGAAGCGGCGCGGGGGCTTGGACAGGCGTCGGCGGAGTACGACTTGCCGGTCGGATTTGGCGTGCTGACCTGCGACACGATGGAGCAGGCGGAGGCGCGCGCCGGCGGCAGCCACGGGAACAAGGGGTGGGACGCGGCGCTCGCCGCGCTCGAGATGGCCGACCTCTTCGCGCGGTTGGATGCGACAGACGAAGGGTAG